Genomic DNA from Shewanella woodyi ATCC 51908:
AGAACCCTCTTTTTACTACGATGCAAAACCCACTCCAAACCTGTATTATGGGCACCAGTTCACCCCATTAACTACAGCAAAGAATGACGACTGAAACAGAAACTTTATGCCCATGCGGTCAAAATGACCGCGAACACCCTCACCTCTACACAGATTGTTGCGCCCCCTACCACCAAAATATCAAAACGGCAGGCACACCTGAAAAATTAATGAGAAGCCGTTATGCCGCCTTTGTACTCGGTGAATACGACTATTTAATTCAAACTCATCACCGCGATTACTTAGGTGATCTTACTGTAGAAGTATTAGCCGAACATACACCACAATGGCTCTCTCTGCAGGTGCTATCAACTCAAACTAAGGGGGATATGGGTGAAGTTTGCTTCCAAGCTTGGTACCGTGATGGCAACAACATTGATGCGATTCATGAATGTTCCCAGTTTGTACAGGAAGCAAACAGATGGTTTTATACTCAGGGGACACAAAAGCCAGCAATTTATCCAAAGAGAAACGATACTTGTCTATGTAATAGTGGCAGAAAATACAAGCAATGCTGCCTAAAATGAAACCAAAGTGGTTCTCATTGAGTTTTAACAGCTATTTAAAAAACTATCTTTCTCTAAGAATTGGCTAAATTCAGATTCTCTAAGCGCTGGACTATAGAGGAACCCTTGGGCTTGATGACAATGATGATCTGCTAAGAAAAGCTCCTGCTCCTTAGTCTCTACCCCCTCAGCTGTTAATGAAATATTTAGCGCAGATGCCATGGCAATAATAGCACTAACAATTTCCTGACTTTCATGGCTAACTGATAGGTCAGAGATAAAGGAGCGGTCAATCTTAAGTTTACTGATTGGAAACTGCTTAAGGTAACGCATCGAACTGTAACCCGTACCAAAATCATCAATGGCTAAACCTACGCCAAGCTCTGTGAGCTCTTTACATAGATTGGTCGCATATTTAATATCTTCCATCAACTCTGTTTCGGTGATCTCCAAAATTAAGCTGCCTGGCTTTAAACGATAACGTGTGATCAAGGCCCACACTTGGTCATATAAGTTGCCACTGAAAAACTGCCTAGCGGCAACATTGACGTGCATCGAAAGGTTAATATTATGATGCTGCCATAGATTCAACTGCTTGCAAGCAGCCTCAAGCACCCAAGCACCGATAGCATTGATATGCCCCGTTTGCTCGGCTATATCAATAAAAGCACCTGGATACAGCACTCCTTTTTTGGGATGGTGCCATCGAATAAGCGCTTCAGCCCCAATGTAGGCTCTTTTTTGCAGATCTTTTAGAGGTTGATAGTAGAGTTCAAACTCTCTTCCCCTCAGAGCTGTTTGTAAATCTCGCTCAATCTCCGCATTCGCTTTAAAGGTATTCAGCAACGAGTTATTAAATACCTGTATCGCGTCACCCTGCTTCTTTTTCGCATATTGAAGCGCAATATCAGCGCAAGCTAGCGGTAGAAACTTAGCCTCAATGCCAGCAATTTCTACAATGGCAAGTGCAGGTTTGGGTTCAATCTGCTCACGGCCAATCGAGACTGGCAAAGTGATCTGGCGATATAACCTTGAAGTGGCGTATTCAAGATCCTCCAAATTCATCTCAGGCAAAATAATAGCAAACTCATCACTGCCGACTCTGGCAAGTAACTCAGTGTGATTAACCTTACCGAAATGCCGTAGCCTTCTAGCTATCTCAATAAGCAGTAGATCGCCACTCTCATGACCATAAGTGTCATTAAAACGCTTAAAACCACGCAGATCGATGAGCA
This window encodes:
- a CDS encoding YchJ family protein, with product MTTETETLCPCGQNDREHPHLYTDCCAPYHQNIKTAGTPEKLMRSRYAAFVLGEYDYLIQTHHRDYLGDLTVEVLAEHTPQWLSLQVLSTQTKGDMGEVCFQAWYRDGNNIDAIHECSQFVQEANRWFYTQGTQKPAIYPKRNDTCLCNSGRKYKQCCLK
- a CDS encoding sensor domain-containing phosphodiesterase encodes the protein MTKRKYQHLLELIVNSEAKQMGDFHSTAKLAAELLCQQLLVTHVGVAIISCENNTILPVANYGHISPAEFLRPAPDLCPKYIAELRTKRLIDAFDTRNDSRLCELSSNYFTSNGVRSTLDIAIRINGHLEGVLFLERMAFSHWSDSEIQIASQVADQLALTLATRDAYDKEEKLTLLLNAAEHSDQVTMLINLKTEVVEYVNQAHETITGKPKSSVIGSSLQELSFVSQHPDETRVALTQVKLGSVVKGENKIVKQDGSQSWIRYSVKQFITDRGNCFALLNAEDCSEEHKHKIELEKLAWRCRLTDLYNRTYFTKELEKVRKGYLLLIDLRGFKRFNDTYGHESGDLLLIEIARRLRHFGKVNHTELLARVGSDEFAIILPEMNLEDLEYATSRLYRQITLPVSIGREQIEPKPALAIVEIAGIEAKFLPLACADIALQYAKKKQGDAIQVFNNSLLNTFKANAEIERDLQTALRGREFELYYQPLKDLQKRAYIGAEALIRWHHPKKGVLYPGAFIDIAEQTGHINAIGAWVLEAACKQLNLWQHHNINLSMHVNVAARQFFSGNLYDQVWALITRYRLKPGSLILEITETELMEDIKYATNLCKELTELGVGLAIDDFGTGYSSMRYLKQFPISKLKIDRSFISDLSVSHESQEIVSAIIAMASALNISLTAEGVETKEQELFLADHHCHQAQGFLYSPALRESEFSQFLEKDSFLNSC